The following proteins come from a genomic window of Enterobacter chengduensis:
- a CDS encoding PTS sugar transporter subunit IIB: MFKIMLCCSAGMSTSLLVSKMVDVAKERGLPVKIDAYGVSEFDTQFPQYQVVLLGPQVKYMLQTLSDKAATHGIPVQPIDMMDYGMQRGDKVLDYALSLIEAAH, from the coding sequence ATGTTCAAGATTATGCTGTGCTGCTCTGCCGGGATGTCCACCAGCCTGTTGGTCAGCAAAATGGTCGATGTCGCGAAAGAACGTGGTTTGCCGGTGAAGATTGATGCGTACGGTGTTTCCGAATTTGATACGCAGTTTCCGCAATACCAGGTGGTACTTCTCGGACCGCAAGTGAAATACATGTTACAGACACTCTCAGACAAGGCGGCGACGCATGGCATTCCGGTGCAGCCCATCGACATGATGGACTACGGCATGCAGCGTGGCGATAAAGTACTGGACTATGCTCTGTCGCTCATCGAAGCGGCACACTAA
- a CDS encoding PTS sugar transporter subunit IIC, producing the protein MSSLYQSMVAVIEQSITPLAAKLGQQKYVIAIRDGFTAALPFMIIGSFMLVFIFPPFSADTTNSFARGWLDFSQTYREQLMLPFNLSMGVMTFFISVGIGASLGRQFNLDPVMSGLLAFMAFLLVAAPYADGKISTQYLSGQGIFTALITAIYSTRVYAWLKQNNVTIRLPKEVPTGVARSFEILIPVMVVIGTLHPLNLFIEAQTGMIIPQAIMHLLEPLVSASDSLPAILLSVLLCQIFWFAGIHGSLIVTGIMNPFWMANLSANQAALAAGAALPHVYLQGFWDHYLLIGGVGSTLPLAFLLLRSRVTHLRTIGKMGVVPSFFNINEPILFGAPIIMNPMLFIPFVFVPLVNACLAYGATKLGWLAQVVSLTPWTPPAPIGASWAANWALSPVVMCLVCMVMSALMYLPFLRAYERTLIKNEEQKAQTTVGTAETVSN; encoded by the coding sequence ATGAGTTCGTTATATCAATCCATGGTCGCGGTGATTGAGCAGTCAATTACCCCACTGGCCGCCAAACTTGGTCAGCAAAAGTATGTGATTGCTATCCGCGACGGCTTTACCGCCGCGCTGCCGTTCATGATCATCGGCTCGTTTATGCTGGTGTTCATCTTCCCGCCGTTTTCGGCGGATACTACCAATAGCTTTGCGCGCGGCTGGCTGGATTTCTCCCAGACCTACCGCGAACAGCTGATGCTGCCGTTTAACCTCAGCATGGGCGTGATGACCTTCTTCATCTCGGTGGGGATCGGTGCGAGCCTCGGGCGTCAGTTTAACCTCGACCCGGTGATGTCCGGCCTGCTGGCCTTTATGGCCTTCCTGCTGGTCGCCGCGCCGTATGCTGACGGCAAAATCTCGACCCAGTATCTCTCCGGCCAGGGCATCTTCACTGCGCTTATCACCGCGATCTACTCTACCCGCGTCTATGCGTGGCTGAAGCAGAACAACGTGACCATCCGCCTGCCGAAGGAAGTCCCGACCGGCGTGGCGCGTTCATTTGAGATCCTGATCCCGGTGATGGTGGTGATCGGTACCCTGCACCCGCTGAACCTGTTCATCGAAGCGCAAACCGGCATGATTATCCCGCAGGCGATCATGCATCTGCTGGAGCCGCTGGTTTCCGCGTCCGACTCCCTGCCCGCCATTCTGCTCTCCGTGCTGCTGTGCCAGATCTTCTGGTTCGCGGGTATCCACGGCTCGCTGATTGTCACCGGCATCATGAACCCGTTCTGGATGGCGAACCTCTCGGCAAACCAGGCGGCGCTGGCGGCCGGCGCGGCGCTGCCGCACGTATACCTGCAGGGCTTCTGGGATCACTACCTGCTGATTGGCGGCGTAGGCTCCACGCTGCCGCTGGCCTTCCTGCTGCTGCGCAGCCGCGTTACGCACCTGCGCACCATCGGCAAAATGGGCGTGGTGCCAAGCTTCTTTAACATCAACGAACCGATTCTGTTCGGCGCGCCGATCATCATGAACCCGATGCTGTTTATCCCGTTCGTGTTTGTTCCGCTGGTCAACGCCTGCCTGGCGTACGGCGCGACGAAGCTCGGCTGGCTGGCGCAGGTGGTGTCGTTAACCCCGTGGACCCCCCCCGCGCCGATTGGCGCCTCGTGGGCGGCGAACTGGGCGCTGAGCCCGGTGGTGATGTGCCTGGTTTGTATGGTGATGTCCGCGCTGATGTACCTGCCTTTCCTGCGCGCCTATGAGCGTACGCTCATCAAAAATGAAGAGCAGAAGGCCCAGACAACCGTCGGCACCGCTGAAACAGTTAGCAATTAA
- a CDS encoding LacI family DNA-binding transcriptional regulator — MSTINDVSRLAGVSKATVSRVLSGSRGVKEASRQAVLKAVDELNYRPNVIAQSLLSQSTGCIGVICAQENINQTTGYLYALEKQLSQHQKHLLLRFAHSKAEVMNALEELSCGLCDDILVIGARFPLDVDMDNVILVDCMESDNSNSIQFDHAFAAETACNYLTSQGRRQIALIHPHGSGFADQVLLGYKHALEKNFLPFNRSLVFMDATSSSVALQELLNNASTLNFNALLVADEQEAQRVIPQLQAFNKSVPDDIMVFSLAGSLHLPGIPVIPAIEYSMDAMAARIVSWLTEKTQMLGSYVLRGDLIIPDVRKR; from the coding sequence ATGTCGACAATCAATGATGTATCACGTCTTGCCGGGGTATCTAAAGCCACGGTATCGCGAGTGTTGAGCGGGTCGCGTGGCGTAAAGGAAGCCAGCCGTCAGGCCGTACTGAAAGCGGTGGATGAACTTAACTATCGGCCTAATGTGATTGCCCAGTCGCTGCTGAGCCAGTCGACGGGATGTATCGGCGTCATTTGCGCACAGGAAAATATTAACCAGACCACCGGTTATCTGTACGCGCTGGAAAAACAGCTCAGCCAGCATCAAAAACACCTGCTGCTGCGCTTCGCGCATAGCAAAGCCGAAGTGATGAATGCGCTCGAAGAGCTCTCCTGCGGTTTGTGTGATGATATCCTGGTCATTGGCGCGCGTTTCCCGCTGGACGTCGATATGGACAACGTCATCCTTGTGGACTGTATGGAGTCTGATAATTCCAACAGCATTCAGTTCGATCACGCCTTTGCCGCCGAAACCGCCTGTAACTACCTGACAAGCCAGGGGCGTCGCCAGATTGCCCTGATCCACCCGCACGGCAGCGGGTTTGCCGACCAGGTGCTGCTCGGCTACAAGCACGCGCTGGAGAAAAATTTCCTGCCCTTTAATCGCAGCCTCGTATTTATGGACGCAACCTCGTCGTCCGTTGCGCTGCAGGAGCTGCTTAACAACGCCAGCACCCTCAACTTCAACGCGCTGCTGGTGGCGGACGAGCAGGAAGCCCAGCGGGTGATCCCGCAGCTGCAGGCGTTTAACAAATCGGTGCCGGACGACATTATGGTCTTCAGCCTGGCCGGATCGCTGCATCTGCCGGGTATTCCGGTGATCCCGGCGATTGAATATTCTATGGATGCCATGGCGGCGCGTATCGTGAGCTGGCTGACGGAGAAAACGCAGATGCTGGGCTCATATGTGCTGCGCGGAGATTTAATTATTCCGGACGTGCGGAAGCGTTAA
- a CDS encoding IS481 family transposase: MPWDARDTMSLRTEFVLFASQDGANIRSLCRRFGISPATGYKWLQRWAVEGEPGLQDRPRTPHHSPNRSSDDVTALLRMAHERHERWGARKIKRWLEDQGHRMPAFSTVHNLMARHGLLPGTAPGIPATGRFEHDAPNRLWQMDFKGHFPFGGGRCHPLTLLDDHSRFSLCLTHCTDERRETVQQQLVSVFERYGLPDRMTMDNGSPWGDTTGTWTALELWLMRHGIRVGHSRPYHPQTQGKLERFHRSLKAEVLQGKWFADSGELQRAFDHWRTVYNLERPHEALDMAVPASRYQPSARQYGGSVTPPEYDEGVLVRKVDISGKLSLQGASLNAGKAFRGERVGLKETQEDGCYEVWWYSTKVGVIDLKKKSITMGKGC, translated from the coding sequence ATGCCGTGGGATGCGAGAGATACCATGTCATTACGTACCGAGTTTGTTTTGTTCGCCTCGCAGGACGGGGCGAACATCCGTTCCCTCTGCCGTCGCTTCGGCATTTCACCTGCTACCGGCTACAAGTGGCTTCAGCGCTGGGCTGTCGAGGGCGAACCCGGCCTGCAGGACCGCCCCCGCACGCCGCATCATTCCCCCAACCGCTCGTCTGACGACGTCACCGCCCTGCTGCGCATGGCACATGAGCGTCATGAACGCTGGGGCGCCCGCAAGATTAAGCGCTGGCTGGAAGACCAGGGACACCGTATGCCTGCCTTCAGCACTGTCCATAACCTGATGGCCCGTCACGGCCTGCTGCCCGGCACGGCTCCGGGTATTCCGGCCACCGGACGGTTCGAACATGACGCCCCGAACCGGCTCTGGCAGATGGATTTTAAGGGGCACTTCCCCTTTGGCGGCGGCCGTTGCCATCCGCTCACCCTGCTCGACGACCACTCCCGTTTTTCCCTGTGCCTCACACACTGTACCGATGAACGGCGTGAGACCGTGCAGCAACAGCTGGTCAGCGTCTTTGAACGCTACGGCCTGCCGGACCGGATGACGATGGATAACGGCTCACCGTGGGGCGACACAACCGGCACCTGGACGGCGCTGGAGCTGTGGCTGATGCGCCACGGTATCCGGGTGGGCCATTCCCGGCCTTATCATCCGCAGACGCAGGGCAAGCTGGAGCGTTTTCACCGCAGCCTGAAGGCGGAAGTGCTGCAGGGGAAATGGTTCGCGGACAGCGGCGAGCTGCAGCGTGCCTTCGACCACTGGCGGACGGTCTATAACCTTGAACGCCCGCACGAGGCGCTGGATATGGCGGTCCCGGCCTCACGCTATCAGCCGTCTGCGCGGCAGTACGGCGGCAGCGTGACGCCCCCGGAATATGATGAAGGTGTGCTGGTCAGGAAAGTGGATATCAGCGGGAAGCTGAGCTTACAGGGAGCCAGTCTGAATGCAGGAAAGGCGTTCAGGGGAGAACGGGTGGGGCTGAAGGAGACGCAGGAGGATGGCTGCTATGAAGTGTGGTGGTACAGCACGAAAGTGGGGGTGATCGACCTGAAGAAAAAGTCGATCACCATGGGTAAAGGATGTTAA
- a CDS encoding efflux transporter outer membrane subunit: MFRVSVLALALLSAGCVSLDPTYQRPDAPIPATLPGAHGEATAVVSQWQQVMNDARLKSVVTMALNSNRDVQKAIADIDAARAQYGETRSSLFPTVDAELSHTRSRTLASGVATSDEANGAVSSFELDLFGRNQSLSRAARETWLASEFTAQNTRLTMVSELTTAWVTLAADNSNLALAKSTMESAANSLKIVKRQQEVGVAAATDVSEAMAVYQQARASVASYRTLVMQDKNALNLLAGNTVPDNLLPGTLESLSDNAITLIPAGVSSSALLRRPDIQEAEHNLLSANANIGAARANFFPTISLTASAGVGSDSLSSLFSHGMKVWSFAPSITLPLFSGGNNLAQLRYAEAEKKGLIATYEKVIQNAFKDVADALARRETLSEQLEAQREYVAAEQKTLDVATRSYKAGAGDYLTVLTAQRSLWSAQESLIALQQTDLENRITLWQSLGGGIQ, from the coding sequence ATGTTTCGTGTATCTGTTTTAGCGTTAGCCCTGCTGAGCGCAGGCTGTGTGTCGTTAGACCCAACGTATCAACGCCCGGACGCCCCCATCCCGGCAACCTTGCCCGGCGCGCACGGCGAAGCCACCGCCGTGGTGAGCCAGTGGCAGCAGGTAATGAACGACGCGCGGCTGAAAAGCGTGGTGACGATGGCGCTTAACAGCAACCGCGACGTGCAAAAAGCGATTGCCGATATCGACGCCGCCCGCGCCCAGTACGGTGAAACGCGCTCGTCCCTGTTCCCGACGGTGGACGCCGAGCTGAGCCATACCCGCAGCCGCACGCTGGCAAGCGGCGTCGCGACAAGCGACGAAGCCAACGGCGCGGTCTCAAGCTTCGAGCTGGATCTGTTTGGCCGCAACCAGAGCCTCTCCCGCGCCGCGCGTGAAACCTGGCTTGCCAGCGAGTTCACCGCGCAGAACACGCGCCTGACGATGGTCAGCGAGCTGACCACGGCCTGGGTGACGCTGGCGGCGGATAACAGCAACCTGGCGCTGGCGAAATCCACGATGGAGAGCGCCGCGAACTCGCTGAAGATTGTGAAGCGCCAGCAGGAAGTGGGCGTGGCGGCGGCGACGGACGTCAGTGAAGCGATGGCGGTGTATCAGCAGGCGCGCGCCAGCGTGGCGAGCTACCGGACGCTGGTGATGCAGGACAAAAACGCCCTTAATCTGCTGGCGGGCAATACGGTGCCGGACAACCTGCTGCCCGGCACGCTGGAGAGCCTGAGCGATAACGCCATCACGCTGATCCCGGCGGGCGTCAGCTCCAGCGCGCTGCTGCGCCGCCCGGACATTCAGGAGGCCGAGCATAACCTGCTGAGCGCCAACGCCAACATCGGCGCGGCACGCGCCAACTTCTTTCCGACCATTTCACTCACCGCCAGCGCGGGCGTCGGCAGCGATTCGCTCTCCTCCCTGTTCAGCCACGGGATGAAGGTTTGGTCGTTTGCGCCGTCCATCACCCTGCCGCTGTTTAGCGGCGGAAACAACCTGGCGCAGCTGCGCTACGCGGAAGCGGAGAAGAAGGGGCTGATCGCCACCTATGAGAAAGTCATCCAGAACGCGTTTAAGGACGTGGCCGACGCGCTGGCGCGACGAGAAACCCTCAGCGAGCAGCTCGAAGCCCAGCGCGAATACGTCGCGGCGGAGCAAAAAACGCTGGACGTGGCGACGCGCAGCTATAAGGCGGGCGCGGGGGATTATCTGACGGTTCTGACCGCGCAGCGGTCGCTGTGGTCGGCGCAGGAATCGCTGATCGCGCTGCAGCAAACCGACCTGGAAAACCGCATCACGCTGTGGCAGTCGCTGGGCGGCGGTATTCAGTAG
- a CDS encoding glycoside hydrolase family 1 protein, which translates to MKYAFPDNFWWGSASSALQTEGAREGETTWDYWFAREPNRFHNGVGPQQTSTFYQHWKTDIQLLKQLNHNSFRTSISWARLIPDGIGEVNPEAVDFYNQVIDELNEQGITPFMTLFHFDMPMAMQEIGGWENRDVVDAYARYAQICFELFGDRVLHWFTFNEPIVPVEGGYLYDFHYPNVVDFRRAATVAYHTVLAHAKAVQAYRAGHYAGEIGIVLNLTPSYPRSQSPADVKAAHVADLMFNRSFLDPVLRGEYPADLVALLKSYNQLPVCKPEDGFLIAEGKIDLLGVNYYQPRRVKCRDSAVNPQAPFMPEWFFDNYEMPGRKMNPYRGWEIYAPGIYDILVNLRDNYGNPRCFISENGMGVENEQRFIENGQINDRYRIDFISEHLAWLHKGISEGCNCLGYHMWTFIDNWSWCNAYKNRYGFIQLDIETQQRTIKKSGEWFAATALNNCFEKE; encoded by the coding sequence ATGAAATACGCATTTCCCGATAACTTCTGGTGGGGCAGCGCAAGCTCCGCTCTCCAGACGGAAGGGGCAAGAGAGGGGGAAACCACGTGGGATTACTGGTTTGCCCGCGAGCCGAACCGTTTTCACAACGGCGTGGGGCCGCAGCAGACCTCCACGTTTTACCAGCACTGGAAAACGGACATTCAGCTGTTAAAGCAGCTGAACCACAACAGCTTTCGCACCTCGATTAGCTGGGCGCGCCTGATCCCTGACGGTATCGGTGAAGTGAACCCGGAAGCGGTCGATTTTTACAATCAGGTCATTGATGAGCTGAACGAACAGGGCATCACGCCGTTTATGACCCTGTTCCATTTCGACATGCCGATGGCGATGCAGGAAATCGGCGGGTGGGAAAACCGTGACGTGGTGGACGCTTACGCCCGCTATGCGCAGATTTGCTTCGAGCTGTTCGGAGACCGCGTGCTGCACTGGTTTACCTTCAACGAGCCGATCGTGCCGGTGGAAGGCGGGTATCTGTACGACTTCCACTACCCGAACGTGGTGGATTTTCGTCGGGCGGCCACCGTGGCGTATCACACCGTGCTGGCCCATGCGAAGGCGGTTCAGGCCTACCGCGCCGGGCATTACGCGGGGGAAATCGGCATCGTATTAAACCTGACGCCATCCTATCCGCGCTCGCAAAGCCCGGCGGACGTGAAGGCGGCGCATGTTGCGGACCTGATGTTTAACCGCAGCTTCCTCGACCCGGTACTGCGCGGCGAATACCCGGCGGACCTGGTGGCGCTGCTGAAATCCTACAATCAGCTGCCTGTCTGTAAACCGGAAGACGGTTTCCTGATTGCGGAAGGGAAAATCGACCTGCTCGGCGTGAACTACTATCAGCCGCGTCGCGTGAAGTGTCGCGACAGCGCGGTGAACCCGCAGGCGCCGTTTATGCCGGAGTGGTTCTTTGATAACTACGAGATGCCGGGCCGTAAGATGAACCCGTACCGCGGCTGGGAAATCTACGCGCCGGGTATTTACGATATTCTGGTCAACCTGCGCGACAATTACGGCAACCCGCGCTGCTTTATTTCTGAAAACGGCATGGGCGTCGAAAACGAGCAGCGCTTTATTGAAAACGGCCAGATTAACGATCGGTACCGCATTGATTTTATTTCCGAACATTTAGCCTGGCTGCATAAGGGTATTAGCGAAGGGTGTAATTGTCTTGGCTACCATATGTGGACGTTTATTGATAACTGGTCGTGGTGCAACGCCTACAAAAATCGCTACGGATTTATTCAGCTCGATATAGAGACGCAGCAGCGCACCATTAAGAAAAGCGGAGAATGGTTTGCCGCCACCGCCTTAAATAATTGTTTTGAAAAAGAGTAA
- a CDS encoding YicS family protein: protein MCLLKGVSMKAAHLVCLLVCLLFAAFVHAQEKDDPAKEAQIKQQVLKDIKKTCTPQKKQSDKAWQAMILSSEANQLLIKNAVTAVKRDNLDAYWEAVGQVDCMEDY, encoded by the coding sequence ATGTGTCTCTTAAAGGGGGTTTCGATGAAAGCTGCGCACCTGGTCTGCCTGCTGGTTTGTCTGCTCTTCGCCGCGTTTGTCCATGCTCAGGAAAAGGATGACCCCGCGAAAGAGGCGCAAATAAAGCAGCAGGTCCTTAAAGATATTAAGAAAACCTGTACGCCACAGAAAAAGCAGAGTGATAAAGCCTGGCAGGCGATGATTTTGTCGTCCGAGGCCAATCAGCTGCTGATCAAAAATGCCGTTACCGCCGTCAAGCGCGACAATCTGGATGCGTACTGGGAGGCGGTAGGACAGGTGGATTGTATGGAAGATTATTGA
- the nepI gene encoding purine ribonucleoside efflux pump NepI — protein MTEHIQPTTPPQTKEVSRPNWSAVFSVAFCVACLITVEFLPVSLLTPMAQDLGISEGVAGQSVTVTAFVAMFASLFITQVIGTIDRRKVVILFSVLLTLSCLLVSLAESFTLLLLGRACLGLGLGGFWAMSASLTMRLVPARTVPKALSVIFGAVSIALVIAAPLGSFLGGIIGWRNVFNAAAVMGLLCIIWVWKALPSLPGEAAHHKQNMFALLKRPGVLAGMTAIFMSFAGQFAFFTYIRPVYMTMAGFDVDGLTLVLLSFGIASFVGTSLSSQFLKRSLKVALAGAPLVLAASATVLVLWGSDKWVASAIAIVWGFAFALVPVGWSTWITRSLADQAEKAGSIQVAVIQLANTCGAAVGGLALDHLGLTSPLVISGTLMLLTALLVAGKVKAK, from the coding sequence CCGTGGCGTTCTGCGTTGCTTGCCTGATCACCGTTGAGTTTCTGCCGGTCAGCCTGCTGACGCCAATGGCGCAGGATCTGGGTATTTCCGAAGGCGTGGCGGGGCAGTCCGTCACCGTGACCGCGTTTGTGGCGATGTTTGCCAGCCTGTTTATCACCCAGGTGATTGGCACCATCGACCGCCGCAAAGTGGTCATTCTGTTTAGCGTCCTGCTGACGCTCTCCTGCCTGCTGGTCTCCTTGGCGGAAAGCTTTACCCTGCTGCTGCTCGGGCGCGCCTGTCTGGGGCTGGGGCTCGGCGGCTTCTGGGCGATGTCCGCCTCGCTGACCATGCGTCTGGTACCCGCCCGTACGGTGCCGAAAGCGCTGTCTGTTATCTTTGGTGCGGTCTCCATCGCGCTGGTGATTGCCGCGCCGCTGGGCAGCTTCCTCGGGGGGATTATCGGCTGGCGTAACGTCTTCAACGCGGCGGCGGTGATGGGCCTGCTCTGCATCATTTGGGTGTGGAAAGCGCTGCCGTCGCTGCCGGGCGAAGCGGCGCACCATAAACAGAACATGTTCGCATTGCTGAAGCGCCCCGGCGTGCTGGCAGGGATGACCGCTATTTTCATGTCCTTCGCCGGACAGTTTGCCTTCTTTACCTACATTCGCCCGGTGTATATGACCATGGCGGGCTTTGACGTGGATGGCCTGACGCTGGTGCTGCTGAGTTTCGGTATCGCCAGCTTTGTCGGCACCTCGCTGTCGTCACAGTTCCTGAAACGCTCTCTGAAGGTGGCGCTGGCGGGGGCACCGCTGGTGCTGGCGGCGAGCGCTACGGTACTGGTGCTGTGGGGCAGCGACAAGTGGGTTGCGTCAGCCATTGCGATTGTCTGGGGCTTTGCCTTTGCGCTGGTGCCGGTGGGCTGGTCAACGTGGATCACCCGCTCGCTTGCCGATCAGGCGGAAAAAGCCGGGTCGATTCAGGTGGCGGTGATCCAGCTGGCGAACACCTGCGGCGCGGCGGTGGGCGGCTTGGCGCTCGACCACCTTGGGCTGACGTCACCGCTGGTGATTTCCGGCACGCTGATGCTGCTGACCGCGCTGCTGGTGGCGGGGAAGGTTAAGGCGAAGTAG
- a CDS encoding EamA family transporter: MGSTRKGMLNVLIAAVLWGSSGVCAQYIMEKSHISSPYLTMVRLLFTGVILLTLSFVHGDKIFSVVKHRKDALSLLFFSLVGALTVQLTFLLTIEKSNAATATVLQFLSPTIIVAWFALARKKRPGAFVLSAIFTSLIGTFLLVTHGDPTSLSISPAALFFGIASAFAAAFYTTYPSTLIARYGTLPIVGWSMLIAGLMLTPFYAGRGTTFAIDGSLLLAFFYLVVIGTALTFSLYLKGAQMIGGPKASILSCAEPLSSALLSVVLLGVAFTLPDWLGTLLIVSSVVLISMDSRRRVKASA, translated from the coding sequence ATGGGTTCCACACGTAAAGGGATGCTAAACGTCCTGATCGCCGCCGTATTATGGGGCAGTTCAGGGGTTTGCGCGCAGTACATCATGGAGAAAAGCCACATCTCTTCGCCTTACCTGACCATGGTTCGCCTGCTGTTTACCGGCGTGATCCTGCTGACGCTGTCGTTCGTTCACGGCGACAAGATTTTCTCGGTCGTCAAGCATCGTAAAGACGCCCTCAGCCTGCTGTTCTTCTCGCTGGTTGGCGCGCTTACCGTGCAGCTCACCTTCCTGCTGACGATTGAAAAATCCAACGCTGCGACCGCCACCGTGCTGCAGTTCCTCTCACCGACCATTATCGTGGCATGGTTTGCGCTGGCGCGAAAAAAGCGTCCCGGCGCGTTTGTCCTGTCAGCGATTTTTACGTCGTTGATCGGTACCTTTCTGCTGGTGACTCACGGCGACCCAACCTCGCTCTCCATCTCCCCTGCCGCGCTGTTCTTCGGCATCGCCTCGGCCTTTGCCGCCGCGTTTTATACGACGTACCCGTCAACGCTGATCGCCCGCTACGGCACGCTGCCGATTGTCGGCTGGAGTATGTTGATTGCCGGGCTAATGCTGACGCCGTTCTACGCCGGACGCGGCACCACCTTTGCGATCGACGGCAGCCTGCTGCTGGCGTTTTTCTACCTGGTGGTGATCGGTACGGCGCTGACGTTCAGCCTGTATCTGAAAGGCGCACAGATGATTGGCGGGCCGAAGGCGAGCATTTTGAGCTGCGCCGAACCCTTGAGCAGCGCGCTGCTGTCGGTGGTTTTGCTGGGCGTGGCGTTCACCCTGCCGGACTGGCTGGGGACGCTGCTGATTGTGTCGTCGGTGGTGTTGATTTCGATGGATTCGCGCAGAAGGGTTAAGGCATCGGCGTAG
- a CDS encoding PTS lactose/cellobiose transporter subunit IIA — protein MIALEEAVMEIIVNAGQSRSLCFEALHAARQGNLDEAKSLLREADGYARQAHKMQTKLIEQDAGEGRQPMTLIMVHAQDHLMNSLLARELSEEIIHLYQR, from the coding sequence ATGATCGCATTAGAAGAAGCCGTAATGGAAATCATCGTCAACGCCGGGCAGTCCCGCAGCCTGTGCTTCGAGGCGCTGCACGCGGCGCGCCAGGGCAACCTTGACGAAGCGAAAAGCCTGCTGCGCGAAGCCGACGGCTACGCGCGCCAGGCGCACAAGATGCAGACCAAACTGATTGAACAGGATGCGGGTGAAGGCCGCCAGCCGATGACGTTAATCATGGTTCACGCGCAGGATCATTTAATGAATTCCTTATTAGCGCGGGAATTGTCCGAAGAAATTATTCATTTATATCAGAGATAA
- a CDS encoding carbohydrate porin, translated as MNTIKKLPLTMAVIAALCPISVLAQEFTQEQIDAIVAKAVDKALAERQAKMDAAVAKKADVVTEPQSAAQSPDMAIPFGIKFTGYARYGAHFQAADQKYVAVDGSYNGASAIGRLGNEGNGGEFQLSKAFKGENGAIWDINVMIDHWGDEVNLKKAYAGVTNIMASNPNAYFWAGRDFHQRPQQGINDYFWMNHDGQGAGVKNFDIGGVQFDVAAVAAVESCSPEVMEDEANPSRITCTGGSGTGDKGNYAATSKIHGMKLGPIDLELYANYGFDSKAVESDERLNAWQGGVVLSHTNDSGVNKVIARYSDNSDNSVFNKTEDLTTVYASFEGLYKFTQATQVEYILAFHDYDNSRDKTDNRKNYNAIVRPMHWWNDVHSTWLEAGWQHVDYDNGGDNKGWKLTLSQNMSIAMGPEFRPMLRFYVTGGKVDNERTARVNGTKDETLDDFNVGAMWEAWF; from the coding sequence ATGAATACGATTAAAAAACTTCCATTAACCATGGCGGTTATCGCCGCGCTTTGCCCAATTTCCGTGCTCGCACAAGAATTTACCCAGGAGCAAATTGACGCCATTGTGGCCAAAGCGGTGGACAAAGCGCTGGCCGAGCGTCAGGCCAAAATGGATGCGGCGGTCGCGAAAAAGGCGGACGTGGTGACCGAGCCGCAAAGCGCGGCGCAATCCCCGGATATGGCGATCCCGTTCGGGATTAAGTTTACCGGCTACGCCCGCTACGGCGCTCACTTCCAGGCCGCCGATCAGAAATACGTGGCGGTGGATGGCTCCTACAACGGCGCGTCCGCCATTGGTCGTCTGGGTAACGAGGGCAACGGCGGGGAATTCCAGCTCTCCAAGGCCTTTAAGGGTGAAAACGGCGCCATCTGGGACATCAACGTGATGATCGACCACTGGGGCGACGAAGTTAACCTGAAAAAAGCCTACGCCGGGGTGACCAACATTATGGCGTCTAACCCGAACGCCTATTTCTGGGCCGGTCGTGACTTCCACCAGCGTCCGCAGCAGGGCATCAACGATTACTTCTGGATGAACCACGACGGCCAGGGCGCGGGGGTGAAGAACTTCGACATCGGCGGCGTGCAGTTCGACGTGGCCGCCGTGGCGGCAGTGGAATCCTGTAGCCCGGAAGTGATGGAGGATGAGGCCAACCCATCGCGCATTACCTGTACCGGCGGTTCCGGCACGGGCGACAAAGGCAACTACGCCGCGACGTCAAAGATCCACGGCATGAAGCTTGGCCCGATCGACCTGGAGCTGTACGCCAACTACGGCTTTGATTCGAAAGCGGTGGAGAGCGACGAGCGTCTGAACGCCTGGCAGGGCGGCGTGGTGTTGAGCCACACCAACGACAGCGGCGTGAATAAGGTGATCGCGCGCTACTCCGATAACTCGGACAACAGCGTATTCAACAAAACCGAAGATCTGACCACGGTCTACGCCAGTTTCGAAGGGCTGTACAAATTCACCCAGGCCACGCAGGTGGAGTACATTCTCGCCTTCCACGACTACGACAACAGCCGCGATAAGACCGACAACCGCAAGAACTACAACGCCATCGTGCGTCCGATGCACTGGTGGAACGACGTTCACTCCACCTGGCTGGAAGCGGGCTGGCAGCACGTTGATTATGACAACGGCGGCGATAACAAGGGCTGGAAGCTGACCCTCTCGCAGAATATGTCTATCGCCATGGGGCCGGAGTTCCGTCCGATGCTGCGCTTCTACGTGACCGGCGGCAAGGTGGATAACGAACGCACCGCGCGCGTGAACGGCACCAAAGACGAGACGCTCGACGACTTCAACGTCGGCGCGATGTGGGAGGCGTGGTTCTAG